One Triticum dicoccoides isolate Atlit2015 ecotype Zavitan chromosome 5B, WEW_v2.0, whole genome shotgun sequence genomic window carries:
- the LOC119312332 gene encoding uncharacterized protein LOC119312332 produces the protein MSVVVLDGSTVRSFVADEAAFARSVDARFAALDANGDGVLSRAELRRALESFRLLDGAGFGSAEPAPLPGEVAALYDAVFEQFDADHSGAVDRAEFRGEMRRIMLAVADGLGCQPLQVAVDDEGGSFLLEAAEHEAAMIAARVQEERDKAAAEEAADGK, from the coding sequence ATGAGCGTGGTAGTCCTGGACGGATCCACGGTGCGGTCCTTCGTGGCGGACGAGGCGGCCTTCGCGCGCAGCGTGGACGCGCGCTTCGCCGCGCTCGACGCCAACGGCGACGGCGTGCTCTCCCGCGCCGAGCTCCGCCGCGCGCTCGAGTCCTTCCGCCTCCTTGACGGCGCCGGCTTTGGCTCCGCCGAGCCGGCCCCGCTTCCCGGCGAGGTGGCCGCGCTCTACGACGCCGTCTTCGAGCAGTTCGACGCCGACCACAGCGGCGCCGTCGACCGCGCCGAGTTCCGCGGCGAGATGCGCCGCATCATGCTCGCCGTCGCCGACGGCCTCGGCTGCCAGCCGCTGCAGGTCGCCGTGGACGACGAGGGCGGCAGCTTCCTGCTCGAGGCCGCGGAGCACGAGGCCGCCATGATTGCCGCCAGGGTCCAGGAAGAACGCGACAAGGCCGCGGCCGAGGAGGCAGCCGACGGCAAGTGA